A genomic stretch from Amia ocellicauda isolate fAmiCal2 chromosome 23, fAmiCal2.hap1, whole genome shotgun sequence includes:
- the capn2l gene encoding calpain 2, (m/II) large subunit, like — MSGIAGTLRHDRDRAQGFGSNAKAVKYLGQDYQGLRQQCLELGELFKDESFPAVPSSLGFKELGPNCSKVRGVSWKRPKDLCSRPQFIVGGATRTDICQGALGDCWLLAAIASLTLNEEVLARVVPSGQSFEKDYAGIFHFQFWQFGEWVDVVIDDRLPTKDGELLFVHSAEGSEFWSALLEKAYAKLNGSYEALSGGTTTEGFEDFTGGIAEVHELKTRNPQLFKIIQKAIKTGSLLGCSIDITSSADSEAVTAQKLVKGHAYSVTGADEVNYKGEMVKLIRIRNPWGQVEWTGAWSDGSMQWRMVSDEDRERLSLKAEDGEFWMSFSDFLRHYSRLEICNLTPDVLANDKYKKWALSKFEGTWRRGSTAGGCRNYINTFWTNPQFVIKLEEEDDDPTDGEAGCSLLVGLIQKNRRRMRKMGEDMHTIGYAIYKVPSEVSGQRNLHLNQSFFQKHQSSARSETFINLREVCSRFSLPPGEYLIVPSTYEPHKDGDFCIRVFSEKQAEFQELDDPIKSNVKEIEVTEKDVDDRFRSLFGQLAGADCEISAFELCTILNKVVTRRSEIKTDGFSLETCRNMVNLLDKDGSGKLGLVEFKILWTKIDIFLKIYREKDVDKSGTMSSHEMRAAVEAAGFKLNNALHQILVARYGSSDLTIDFDNFVGCVIRLETLFKTFLTLDQGKQGEVEFNLVQWLTFAML, encoded by the exons ATGAGCGGGATCGCAGGGACGCTGCGCCACGACAGGGACCGGGCGCAGGGCTTCGGGTCCAACGCCAAAGCGGTGAAATACCTGGGGCAGGATTACCAGGGTCTGAGGCAGCAGTGCCTGGAGCTGGGCGAGCTGTTCAAGGATGAGAGCTTCCCCGCCGTGCCGTCCTCTCTGGGCTTCAAAGAGCTGGGGCCCAACTGCTCCAAAGTCCGCGGGGTTTCCTGGAAAAGACCCAAG GATCTGTGCAGCAGACCACAGTTTATTGTCGGTGGTGCCACCAGGACGGACATCTGTCAGGGGGCTCTCG gTGACTGCTGGCTCCTGGCTGCCATCGCTTCCCTGACCCTGAATGAGGAGGTCCTGGCTCGAGTCGTCCCCAGTGGACAGAGCTTCGAGAAAGACTATGCTGGGATCTTTCACTTCCAG tTCTGGCAGTTTGGAGAATGGGTGGATGTTGTCATTGACGACCGGCTGCCCACTAAAGACGGAGAGCTGCTGTTCGTCCACTCAGCCGAGGGCTCTGAGTTCTGGAGCGCGCTGCTGGAGAAGGCCTACGCCAA GCTGAATGGATCCTATGAGGCTCTGTCTGGCGGCACCACCACCGAAGGATTTGAAGATTTCACTGGCGGCATTGCGGAGGTCCATGAGCTGAAGACCAGGAATCCCCAACTCTTCAAGATTATCCAGAAAGCTATAAAGACAGGCTCGCTCCTTGGCTGCTCCATCGAT ATCACAAGCTCGGCAGATTCGGAAGCGGTCACGGCACAGAAGCTGGTGAAGGGACATGCTTACTCTGTGACAGGAGCAGATGAG GTGAATTATAAAGGGGAGATGGTGAAACTGATCAGGATCCGAAACCCGTGGGGTCAGGTGGAGTGGACTGGAGCATGGAGTGATGG CTCCATGCAGTGGAGAATGGTCAGTGATGAGGACAGAGAGCGGCTGAGCCTAAAAGCTGAAGACGGAGAGTTCTG GATGTCCTTCTCAGACTTCCTGAGACACTACTCTCGCCTGGAGATCTGTAACCTCACTCCTGACGTTCTGGCCAACGACAAGTACAAGAAGTGGGCCCTTTCCAAGTTTGAGGGCACCTGGAGAAGGGGGTCCACAGCTGGGGGCTGCAGAAACTACATAA ACACTTTTTGGACCAACCCTCAGTTTGTGATcaagctggaggaggaggatgacgaCCCCACTGATGGTGAAGCGGGCTGCAGCCTCCTGGTTGGTCTGATCCAGAAGAACCGCCGGAGAATGAGGAAGATGGGCGAGGACATGCACACCATCGGCTATGCCATCTACAAG GTCCCCAGTGAG GTCTCCGGGCAGAGGAATCTCCACCTGAACCAGAGCTTCTTCCAGAAGCACCAGTCCAGTGCGCGCTCCGAGACCTTCATCAACCTGCGCGAGGTGTGCAGCCGCTTCTCCCTGCCCCCGGGGGAGTACCTCATCGTGCCCTCCACCTACGAGCCCCACAAAGACGGGGACTTCTGCATACGCGTCTTCTCCGAGAAGCAGGCCGAGTTCCA GGAACTGGACGACCCCATTAAGTCTAACGTGAAAGAG ATCGAAGTCACTGAAAAGGATGTGGATGACAGGTTTAGGAGTCTCTTTGGACAACTGGCTGGAGCG GACTGTGAAATCTCAGCCTTTGAACTGTGTACCATCTTGAACAAAGTGGTAACACGAC gttCTGAGATTAAAACGGATGGATTTAGCCTGGAAACCTGCAGGAACATGGTCAACCTTTTGGAT AAAGATGGAAGTGGGAAATTGGGCTTGGTGGAGTTCAAGATCTTATGGACCAAAATCGACATTTTCTTG AAAATCTATCGTGAAAAGGATGTCGATAAATCTGGAACCATGAGTTCCCATGAGATGCGTGCGGCCGTAGAAGCAGCAG GTTTCAAACTGAACAACGCTCTGCATCAGATCCTCGTGGCCCGCTACGGCAGCTCGGACCTCACCATCGACTTCGACAACTTTGTGGGCTGTGTAATACGCCTGGAGACCTTGTTTA AAACCTTCCTGACATTGGACCAAGGCAAGCAGGGAGAGGTGGAGTTCAATCTCGTGCAG TGGCTGACTTTTGCTATGCTGTGA